The Leptospira saintgironsiae genome window below encodes:
- a CDS encoding HAD family hydrolase, with amino-acid sequence MDWNPKRVRALAFDVDGTLFSSEGIILETYAEAIRRFSVNSQIPLEVPDRERIMLEIGKPVKTIFLNLVPQLKESERDQISDSVLELLVSKIRQGEGEFYPKVKETVTSLKNKGYQILAASNGRMPYVKTILEVSGILSLFDPIVVLDNETIKTKPDIVAKYIRDYSYSPDEILMIGDRSSDHEAARKNGSPFAFCAYGHAPEGEIPDWEVSLAKLEDLDAIF; translated from the coding sequence ATGGATTGGAATCCCAAACGGGTCCGCGCACTTGCCTTCGATGTGGACGGAACCCTATTTTCTTCCGAAGGAATCATTTTAGAAACCTATGCGGAAGCAATCCGCAGATTTTCAGTCAACTCCCAGATCCCACTCGAGGTTCCAGATAGAGAAAGAATCATGCTGGAGATCGGAAAACCGGTCAAAACTATTTTTCTGAACCTGGTTCCCCAGCTTAAAGAGTCCGAAAGAGACCAGATCTCCGACTCAGTTTTGGAACTTTTAGTGTCTAAGATCCGACAAGGAGAAGGTGAATTCTACCCTAAGGTCAAAGAAACGGTCACTTCTCTCAAAAATAAGGGGTACCAAATTTTGGCAGCTTCCAATGGCAGAATGCCCTATGTCAAAACCATCCTGGAAGTTTCCGGGATCCTGTCCTTATTCGATCCAATCGTCGTTTTGGACAATGAAACGATTAAAACCAAGCCTGATATAGTCGCAAAATACATCCGAGATTATTCTTATTCCCCAGATGAGATCCTGATGATCGGGGACAGAAGTTCAGACCACGAGGCGGCCCGAAAAAACGGTAGCCCATTTGCATTCTGCGCCTATGGACACGCACCCGAGGGAGAAATTCCTGATTGGGAAGTGAGTCTGGCAAAATTGGAAGATCTGGACGCAATATTCTAA
- a CDS encoding KamA family radical SAM protein, whose amino-acid sequence MERLGKNRGIADLESPVDSRKNLYSSFVWTDYKAQLQKRVRAEDLPKYFHLTESEKIGIQETIRLNVGTTPYYLSLSDPEDPNCPIRKMIVPRKEESFFSPEETLDPLHEEDLSPVKGLTHMYPDRVLLFSNHECSVYCRHCMRGRKVSDSSERMETADLELCFDYIRNHPEISDVVISGGDPLNLADSKIDWILENLEKIPHVKICRLGTRNPVTLPMRITSDLCKIIESHNTDHLSIFCNTQFNHEKECTSEAKEAILKLLKAGVSVGNQCVILKGINDDGETMLRLHRKLLELRIRAYYMYDPELIPGSRGFRTPLAKGIQIIEYMRGKVAGMGIPQFVNDLPGGGGKVSLGPNWYLGFHKPSRNHVFRSAVRGTYHLSPEPTDSEYEEFYPEISEETWLLVLQNSYSAFKGLGPLGESGK is encoded by the coding sequence ATGGAGAGATTGGGGAAAAACCGGGGAATAGCGGATCTAGAGTCACCTGTTGATTCTAGAAAGAATTTATATTCTTCTTTTGTTTGGACTGATTATAAGGCCCAACTCCAAAAAAGGGTACGAGCAGAAGATCTTCCAAAATATTTTCATTTAACCGAATCTGAGAAAATTGGGATCCAAGAAACTATCCGACTCAATGTAGGAACTACTCCTTATTATCTTTCTCTTTCTGATCCTGAAGATCCAAATTGCCCCATCCGAAAAATGATCGTCCCAAGAAAAGAAGAATCCTTCTTCTCTCCGGAAGAAACATTAGATCCTTTGCATGAAGAAGATCTTTCTCCTGTAAAAGGTCTTACTCATATGTATCCGGATAGAGTATTACTTTTTTCGAATCATGAGTGTTCCGTTTATTGTAGACATTGTATGAGAGGAAGAAAAGTTTCAGATTCTTCTGAAAGAATGGAAACTGCGGATCTGGAATTATGTTTTGATTATATTCGAAATCATCCTGAAATTTCAGATGTTGTGATCTCAGGTGGGGATCCACTCAATCTTGCTGATTCTAAAATAGATTGGATTTTAGAAAATTTAGAAAAAATCCCTCATGTAAAAATTTGCAGGTTGGGGACAAGAAATCCAGTCACTCTTCCTATGAGGATTACTTCTGATCTATGTAAAATTATAGAATCCCATAACACGGATCATTTATCTATTTTTTGTAATACTCAATTCAATCATGAAAAAGAATGCACTTCCGAAGCAAAAGAAGCGATTCTTAAACTTCTAAAAGCTGGAGTAAGCGTAGGAAACCAATGTGTGATCCTAAAAGGGATCAATGATGATGGAGAAACAATGCTTAGGCTCCATCGAAAACTTTTGGAACTTAGAATTCGCGCTTATTATATGTATGATCCTGAATTGATTCCAGGATCTCGCGGTTTTAGGACTCCACTTGCAAAAGGTATTCAAATAATTGAATATATGCGTGGAAAAGTTGCAGGTATGGGAATTCCGCAGTTTGTGAATGATCTTCCTGGTGGTGGAGGAAAGGTGAGTCTTGGCCCGAATTGGTATCTTGGATTTCACAAACCTTCTCGAAATCATGTGTTTCGATCGGCAGTAAGAGGGACTTATCATTTGAGTCCAGAACCAACTGATAGTGAATACGAGGAATTTTATCCTGAGATCAGTGAGGAGACTTGGTTGCTGGTACTGCAGAATTCCTATTCTGCATTTAAAGGCCTTGGACCTTTGGGAGAATCCGGAAAATGA
- a CDS encoding D-alanine--D-alanine ligase: MNSDSPTVLIVADIQNPDMDPKDTQEWEDRSSVEKIKHCLEELGEKVEIIEFPSKLLQKLSDYSSLESLDRPVLFHLVEGFRSRNREALLPGLAEYSGFPHTGSDAYAQNLSLDKHLSKLFCVSAGVPTSPWNIVEKNSVEDTTSLQSQELDPARNLDSTFRGARLPLESEFPVFFKPRFEGSSLGVGEENLISNQADLNQFLQSKFNEYSSWICESYLPGEEWTLAVIGSPTYGYKASQVARIGLENSPEKIYGEITKTKLSMPEKLHFDLDKKRSEYIQKCALELCKLIKTSGAVRLDWKVDAKGKPMFLEWNLTPGLSSYYSSFPICYSESFGTYSDLMKELLEIARIEFLTERFTYSKLKKEKQTSGIEG; this comes from the coding sequence ATGAATTCAGATTCTCCAACTGTTTTGATCGTTGCGGATATCCAAAATCCAGACATGGATCCTAAGGACACTCAAGAATGGGAAGATCGGAGTTCTGTTGAAAAGATTAAACATTGTCTGGAGGAATTGGGAGAGAAGGTGGAGATCATTGAATTTCCGTCGAAGTTACTACAAAAACTCTCAGATTATTCTTCCTTAGAATCTTTGGATAGACCTGTTCTTTTCCATTTGGTAGAAGGCTTTCGTTCCCGAAATAGGGAGGCACTTCTTCCTGGGCTCGCAGAATATTCAGGATTTCCTCATACTGGATCTGATGCTTACGCTCAGAATTTGAGTTTGGATAAACATCTTTCTAAACTGTTTTGTGTGTCTGCAGGTGTTCCTACCAGTCCTTGGAATATAGTAGAGAAGAATTCTGTCGAAGATACTACATCATTACAGAGTCAGGAGTTAGATCCAGCGCGGAATCTGGATTCCACGTTCCGCGGTGCCAGACTTCCACTCGAATCTGAATTTCCAGTTTTCTTCAAACCCAGATTCGAAGGTTCAAGTCTTGGGGTGGGAGAAGAAAATCTGATCTCGAACCAAGCTGACTTAAATCAATTCCTCCAATCCAAATTTAACGAATACTCCTCTTGGATCTGCGAATCTTATTTGCCGGGAGAAGAATGGACATTGGCAGTTATAGGTTCACCAACTTACGGATATAAGGCAAGTCAGGTCGCAAGGATCGGTTTGGAAAATTCTCCGGAAAAAATATACGGAGAAATTACCAAAACTAAACTGAGTATGCCTGAAAAATTACATTTCGATCTGGATAAAAAAAGATCTGAATATATACAGAAATGTGCATTAGAATTATGTAAATTAATCAAAACTTCCGGAGCAGTTCGTTTGGATTGGAAGGTGGATGCGAAAGGGAAGCCAATGTTTTTGGAATGGAATCTGACTCCTGGTTTATCCTCTTATTATAGCAGTTTTCCGATTTGTTATTCTGAAAGTTTCGGAACGTATTCGGACCTGATGAAAGAATTATTGGAAATTGCGAGAATAGAATTTTTAACTGAAAGATTTACTTATTCCAAACTGAAAAAAGAAAAACAAACGAGCGGGATCGAAGGATGA
- a CDS encoding iron-containing redox enzyme family protein encodes MKTFREELIDQVKYHPVLTANLWLEEKEERMEHSDLLLWLKQEYFVSVEFVNWFLNTAALTNFVPSKIILVENIWEELGEGKEEDSHVSILRKFLSEMGETVTGEDMLPETGAYLALMKRITTTDFYSALGALGPANEYLLKLEYSRMYKSYSDLKSRISLPEGKFFQVNLEADESHSEKMFRLIETVAVDPEKMQKVREGSKLALDARLVFYEGLKKIISPISL; translated from the coding sequence ATGAAAACGTTTCGAGAAGAATTAATAGACCAGGTCAAATATCATCCTGTATTGACTGCGAATTTATGGTTAGAAGAAAAAGAAGAAAGAATGGAACATTCTGACCTTCTTCTTTGGTTGAAGCAGGAATATTTTGTGTCTGTAGAGTTTGTGAATTGGTTTTTGAATACTGCGGCCCTCACAAATTTTGTCCCATCTAAGATAATACTCGTAGAAAATATATGGGAAGAATTGGGAGAAGGTAAGGAGGAAGATTCACATGTTTCTATCCTTAGAAAATTCCTTTCCGAGATGGGGGAGACAGTGACTGGGGAAGATATGCTTCCTGAAACCGGAGCATATCTTGCTTTGATGAAAAGAATTACTACCACTGATTTTTATTCCGCACTAGGAGCACTTGGGCCTGCGAATGAGTATCTTCTAAAATTAGAATATTCCAGAATGTATAAGTCTTATTCTGATCTTAAATCCAGGATTTCCCTTCCGGAAGGAAAATTTTTCCAAGTGAATTTGGAGGCAGATGAATCTCACTCCGAAAAAATGTTTAGATTAATAGAAACTGTAGCAGTTGATCCTGAAAAAATGCAAAAAGTAAGAGAAGGTTCTAAACTCGCATTGGATGCACGTTTAGTATTTTATGAAGGTCTAAAAAAGATAATCTCTCCGATTTCTCTTTAA
- a CDS encoding DCC1-like thiol-disulfide oxidoreductase family protein produces the protein MEQNVFLYDGDCGFCSGLASKLSELSLDKSVKFVSFRDLSSQNLKELHPSLGPKLVAGNVQYISGNMRYPGFFAVRKLSHSLKGWRWASPLLYLPLVPILGMFFMSLLKSVRSKV, from the coding sequence ATGGAACAAAATGTTTTTTTATATGATGGAGACTGCGGCTTTTGTTCAGGTCTCGCTTCTAAATTATCTGAGCTATCCTTAGACAAAAGCGTAAAATTTGTAAGTTTCAGAGATCTATCTTCTCAAAACCTAAAAGAATTACATCCAAGTTTAGGACCCAAATTAGTTGCGGGTAATGTGCAATATATCTCAGGAAATATGAGATACCCTGGTTTTTTTGCAGTCCGAAAACTTTCTCATTCTTTAAAAGGATGGAGATGGGCTTCTCCCCTTCTTTATTTGCCCTTGGTTCCGATACTCGGAATGTTTTTTATGAGCCTTTTAAAATCGGTTCGATCTAAGGTTTAA
- a CDS encoding acetylglutamate kinase has translation MNHQEILLKLLEVTENSKDSFQFLKLFRSLEPEKFAVIHASSETLTESAEAFLYNLKLLQKLQLFPVVVLEKDGVSYANLFYRSPASKISLESIKDSLEEGQELPGSRNLPAKWFRNPSQALESVLSSLKEKKIPVFVTDQSGSEIYPYLSNLCKELRTKKLILLTTRSGLHNSEDKKISILDFESTETLQKEDELLFKECKMIFEYTGDPNLQIAITSAPSLLKELFTIKGSGTLLRKKNRIEFHTDFQNLDPKRLNGLIEDSFGRGLKEGFWNKEFSGIVLESEYKGCALLQNTPWGTFLSKFAVNEIARGEGVGRDIWDEMLKKAPVLFWRARAENTISKWYAKECSGLQKEGIWIYFWIGLKEKEIPAVCDFLRNLPEDLESKQRIDS, from the coding sequence ATGAATCACCAGGAGATCCTACTCAAACTTTTAGAAGTCACAGAAAACTCCAAGGACAGTTTTCAGTTCCTGAAACTATTCCGGTCCTTGGAGCCCGAAAAATTCGCGGTCATCCATGCAAGTTCCGAAACCTTGACAGAGTCGGCGGAAGCATTCCTATACAATTTAAAATTATTACAAAAATTACAGTTATTCCCTGTAGTCGTTCTGGAGAAGGACGGAGTATCTTACGCAAATTTATTCTATCGCTCCCCTGCTTCCAAGATCAGTTTGGAGTCCATCAAGGACTCATTGGAAGAAGGACAAGAACTTCCTGGCTCAAGAAACCTTCCTGCAAAATGGTTCAGAAATCCAAGCCAAGCATTGGAATCTGTTCTTTCATCTTTAAAAGAGAAGAAGATCCCGGTATTCGTAACAGACCAGAGCGGATCTGAAATTTATCCTTATCTTTCTAATTTATGCAAAGAACTTAGAACTAAAAAGTTAATCCTTCTTACAACAAGAAGTGGACTCCATAATTCGGAAGATAAAAAGATTTCCATCTTAGATTTCGAATCTACTGAAACTCTTCAAAAAGAAGACGAATTATTATTCAAAGAATGTAAAATGATTTTTGAATACACTGGAGATCCGAATCTTCAGATCGCGATTACTTCCGCCCCTAGCCTATTAAAGGAATTATTCACTATCAAAGGTAGTGGGACTCTATTAAGAAAAAAGAATAGAATAGAATTTCATACTGATTTCCAAAATTTAGATCCTAAAAGATTAAATGGACTGATCGAAGATTCTTTTGGAAGAGGATTAAAAGAAGGTTTTTGGAATAAGGAATTTTCTGGGATTGTTCTGGAGTCCGAATACAAAGGATGCGCACTTCTACAAAACACTCCTTGGGGAACCTTTCTTTCTAAATTTGCAGTGAACGAGATCGCGAGAGGAGAAGGTGTAGGAAGAGATATCTGGGACGAGATGTTAAAAAAAGCCCCCGTTCTTTTCTGGAGAGCGAGAGCAGAAAATACAATCTCCAAATGGTATGCAAAAGAATGTAGCGGCCTTCAAAAAGAAGGAATCTGGATCTATTTCTGGATCGGATTGAAAGAGAAAGAAATTCCTGCGGTATGCGATTTTTTAAGAAACCTTCCTGAAGATTTGGAATCTAAGCAACGGATCGATTCCTAA
- a CDS encoding THUMP domain-containing class I SAM-dependent RNA methyltransferase: MRAGWQSAKLSLSEFDRPEALTYHASCGDGLAFLLKEEVKEAGLETLSDNRGGVFFRGPAKKVRDFCLSSGISSGISFELSSWSDIQGPDDLYEVAAMFPFEKLLSPKTKFRIDAATKDNLQDSRYATYRLKDAIFDRFRAQGLELPEADREEPEVLFYLRSRMNQVKLFVALHAQPLQRRGHGREGGEAPLRETLAQALLRFSGWKPGEALYDPFCGSGTLLIEAALRMRNGGWVNYKSLSRSSIFTRLFGPCKAKEEWDSKEILLFGSDISEEAIELAKKNAKEAGVADLIRWKVASAEELDESLGFKEGKIVTNPPYGVRLGDKESVSELYSTWGEALKKNFSGSYVAMVAGDPSLLGFLKLKSDKEQSVTIAKLKGKLVAYRID, from the coding sequence ATCCGCGCAGGCTGGCAATCAGCAAAACTTTCTCTTTCAGAATTTGATAGACCAGAAGCACTCACCTATCACGCATCATGCGGTGATGGCCTTGCATTCCTATTAAAGGAAGAGGTTAAGGAAGCAGGCTTAGAAACTCTCTCCGACAATAGAGGAGGAGTTTTTTTCAGAGGGCCCGCTAAAAAGGTCAGAGATTTTTGTTTAAGTTCCGGGATTTCTTCCGGCATCAGCTTTGAATTGTCTTCTTGGTCGGACATACAAGGACCAGACGATCTATACGAAGTCGCAGCAATGTTCCCTTTTGAGAAATTACTTTCTCCTAAAACAAAATTTAGAATAGATGCTGCAACAAAAGATAATCTGCAAGATTCACGTTATGCAACCTACCGCTTAAAAGACGCGATCTTTGATAGATTCAGAGCCCAAGGCCTGGAACTACCTGAAGCAGATCGTGAAGAACCTGAGGTATTATTCTATCTTCGTTCCAGAATGAACCAGGTAAAATTATTTGTGGCATTACATGCTCAACCTTTACAAAGGAGGGGGCATGGAAGAGAAGGTGGAGAAGCTCCACTCAGAGAAACTCTGGCACAAGCATTACTCCGTTTTTCAGGTTGGAAACCTGGAGAAGCATTGTACGATCCATTCTGTGGTTCTGGAACTCTTTTGATAGAAGCAGCACTTAGAATGAGAAACGGCGGTTGGGTGAATTATAAAAGTTTATCCAGATCTTCTATCTTCACTAGGCTTTTTGGACCATGCAAAGCAAAAGAAGAATGGGACTCTAAGGAGATCTTACTCTTTGGTTCAGATATTTCAGAAGAAGCAATTGAACTCGCAAAGAAGAATGCAAAAGAAGCTGGAGTCGCAGACCTGATCCGCTGGAAGGTTGCTTCCGCAGAAGAATTGGATGAAAGCCTAGGATTCAAAGAAGGGAAAATTGTGACAAATCCTCCTTACGGAGTTCGTTTGGGAGATAAGGAATCCGTTTCTGAACTCTATTCGACCTGGGGAGAGGCTTTGAAAAAGAATTTCTCCGGATCCTATGTGGCAATGGTAGCAGGAGATCCTTCCCTTTTGGGCTTCCTAAAACTGAAGTCTGATAAAGAACAATCTGTCACCATCGCAAAGTTAAAAGGAAAATTAGTTGCCTATCGGATCGACTAA
- the bfr gene encoding bacterioferritin: MKGNQEVLEILAEVLSAELTAINQYFIHAKLNKNWGYDKLASYMKKESIEEMNHADQVIERILFLDGIPDLQRYMKINVGKDIESILKNDLDVEYNAVERLNRGIEITTKNKDNGTRELLEKILVSEEEHIDWLEAQLEIIKTIGVQNYLAQQIA; the protein is encoded by the coding sequence GTGAAAGGAAACCAAGAAGTCCTCGAAATCTTAGCGGAAGTGCTCTCCGCCGAACTCACAGCGATCAACCAGTATTTTATCCACGCTAAGTTGAACAAGAACTGGGGTTATGACAAGCTTGCTTCTTACATGAAGAAGGAATCCATCGAAGAGATGAATCACGCAGACCAAGTGATTGAACGTATACTCTTCCTGGATGGAATTCCTGATCTGCAAAGATACATGAAGATCAATGTAGGCAAGGATATTGAAAGTATCCTAAAAAATGATTTAGACGTAGAGTATAATGCCGTAGAACGTTTGAATCGTGGGATAGAAATTACCACCAAGAATAAAGACAACGGCACACGTGAATTGCTCGAGAAGATCCTCGTCTCCGAGGAGGAGCATATCGACTGGCTCGAGGCCCAGCTAGAGATCATCAAAACCATTGGGGTCCAAAATTATTTGGCCCAACAAATTGCCTAA
- a CDS encoding thiolase family protein, which translates to MTSAYVLDSHLSKFGKTESDYQSLSYDTANHLLKKNPGFIPEFLIFACMAPERYTGEIFLPAKIKEDLGLSSLFAIRSETASSSGASALHLARYLLLSGKFKRGIVIGTEVMSRLPREENNLLLGSVLSSGQRNLAMSMAQGGALTATRYLRDFGYTRKELFRLSKKLHDNGLENKIAHIQKNLNEEEYFSSPMFSSPLCLYDISPLSDGSCALLLETDPARLKKDRKKIEITGTGHGLGQVNGVPGGLSFTASKSAFKQAYEEASKKPEDIQVAELHDAFTIFEIIAAEDAGLFPQGKALANVAEGITDKRGRLPINPSGGLKTRGHPVGVSGLAQIAELCEFMNENDSDTALSLSIGGLGVNNFATILEAKK; encoded by the coding sequence ATGACCTCGGCCTATGTGCTAGACTCTCATTTAAGTAAATTTGGCAAGACTGAGTCCGACTATCAATCGCTATCCTACGATACTGCGAATCATTTACTTAAGAAGAATCCGGGTTTTATTCCTGAATTTCTAATATTTGCATGTATGGCCCCGGAGCGATATACTGGGGAAATTTTTTTACCAGCAAAGATCAAAGAAGATCTTGGACTTTCTTCTTTATTCGCGATCCGTTCGGAAACTGCATCTTCAAGCGGGGCTTCTGCTCTACATCTGGCCCGTTATCTTCTTCTATCAGGAAAATTTAAAAGAGGGATTGTGATCGGAACAGAAGTCATGAGTAGGCTTCCGAGAGAAGAGAATAATCTTCTTTTAGGTTCTGTACTTTCTTCCGGGCAAAGAAACCTTGCAATGTCCATGGCTCAGGGTGGGGCATTGACCGCTACCAGGTATTTAAGGGATTTCGGATATACTAGGAAGGAACTTTTTAGATTATCTAAAAAACTTCATGATAACGGTCTTGAAAATAAGATCGCGCATATTCAAAAAAACTTAAACGAAGAGGAATATTTCTCCTCTCCGATGTTTTCCAGTCCATTATGTTTATATGATATTTCTCCTTTATCTGACGGTTCCTGCGCATTATTATTAGAAACAGATCCGGCAAGATTGAAGAAGGACCGCAAAAAAATTGAGATCACTGGTACTGGGCATGGTTTAGGCCAGGTGAACGGGGTTCCTGGCGGACTTAGTTTTACTGCATCCAAATCTGCATTTAAGCAGGCCTATGAAGAAGCTAGTAAAAAACCGGAAGATATCCAAGTTGCTGAACTTCATGATGCATTTACGATTTTTGAGATCATTGCAGCTGAAGATGCAGGTTTATTTCCTCAAGGAAAGGCACTTGCAAATGTTGCAGAAGGGATCACTGATAAAAGAGGAAGGCTGCCTATCAATCCATCAGGGGGATTGAAAACAAGAGGTCATCCAGTGGGAGTTTCGGGCCTCGCACAGATTGCTGAACTTTGTGAATTTATGAATGAGAATGATTCGGACACTGCACTTAGTTTATCCATCGGAGGATTGGGTGTAAATAATTTTGCAACCATCTTAGAGGCCAAAAAATAA
- a CDS encoding glycosyltransferase family 9 protein: MSENILVIQTAFLGDLILTTPLFREIKRRFPGSRMTVIVNKGTESVLEANPWIDQIIPLDKKQIKSSIFGFWNFCKELRKHNFTLCISPHFSFRSSIISFLSGAKRRIGYKTAGFSFLLNERKSRVLRGPHEVDKLLSLIYAEEERKNISRQPELFWKPESVVGIQSEMKKNGLEKGNYILVSPSSVWETKRLPSDKFKTVSKLLHERTGLKIVLTGGKGDIKLCEEVGEGFGINLSGKTSLPEMSYLMSGAALLVTNDSSPIHFASAFNIPTLAAFGATIPAFGYTPLASRVFISEVNGLDCRPCGIHGGRVCPKKHFRCMLEQDTDRMVEEGIRLIKG, encoded by the coding sequence ATGTCTGAAAATATTTTAGTCATCCAAACTGCATTCTTAGGAGACCTGATCTTAACTACTCCGTTATTTAGGGAGATCAAGAGAAGGTTTCCTGGTTCAAGAATGACAGTGATCGTGAACAAAGGAACTGAATCCGTTTTGGAAGCAAACCCTTGGATAGATCAGATCATTCCTTTGGATAAAAAGCAGATCAAGTCTTCCATTTTTGGTTTTTGGAATTTTTGCAAAGAATTAAGAAAACATAATTTTACACTTTGTATTTCTCCACATTTTTCATTTCGTTCTTCTATAATTTCTTTTTTGAGTGGAGCTAAAAGAAGGATCGGATATAAAACCGCCGGATTTTCTTTTTTATTAAATGAAAGAAAATCTAGAGTATTAAGAGGGCCACACGAGGTGGACAAACTTCTTTCTCTTATTTATGCAGAAGAAGAAAGAAAAAATATTTCAAGACAGCCTGAACTATTTTGGAAACCAGAATCAGTTGTCGGTATCCAATCCGAAATGAAAAAAAATGGTTTGGAAAAAGGGAATTATATACTGGTCTCTCCTTCTTCTGTTTGGGAAACAAAACGTTTGCCTTCGGATAAATTCAAAACGGTTAGCAAACTTCTTCATGAAAGAACTGGACTGAAAATTGTTCTGACCGGAGGCAAAGGAGACATCAAACTTTGCGAAGAAGTAGGAGAAGGTTTCGGGATCAATCTTTCTGGAAAGACAAGTCTTCCGGAGATGAGTTATTTGATGAGCGGAGCAGCCCTTCTTGTGACAAATGATTCTTCTCCCATTCATTTTGCTTCTGCATTTAATATTCCAACTTTGGCTGCTTTCGGTGCCACGATCCCTGCATTCGGTTATACTCCTTTGGCGAGTCGCGTTTTTATATCCGAGGTAAACGGCCTAGACTGTCGTCCTTGTGGTATTCATGGAGGAAGGGTCTGCCCTAAAAAACATTTTCGTTGTATGTTGGAACAGGATACGGACAGAATGGTGGAAGAAGGAATTCGTCTAATAAAAGGATAA
- a CDS encoding aminopeptidase P N-terminal domain-containing protein yields MDQNIFRKRIREVQNLLKESEVLLIFAAPQKIRNRDVEYKFRQDSDYYYLTGIEEEDGVLVLRRDFSSHFALPKDKEKEIWTGIRLGKEEIKKRLELDQSFDLGEWDSKISDILTNQFTLYHFFGKDSKRDSELLELISSLNRRLREGKFGPQRWEIPNFLHEMRMLKSQEEIEKLKESSRITALGHERLFRETKVGMYEFELESILESEYLKHGAWGGGYGHIVAAGKNATILHYTTNRAKIGDNELILVDSGAEKDYYTADVTRVFPSGKKFTSEQRTIYQLVLDVQKQAILDTKQGVEFNAVHEKTVLNLTSGLIDLGLLKGNLSEVIEKGEYRRFYMHRTGHYLGMDVHDVGRYFENGKSKPMQNGLVVTVEPGLYFDPTDETIPAGFRGIGVRIEDDVLVNGDNPVVLTSMIAKEVDEIEAMRA; encoded by the coding sequence ATGGACCAAAACATTTTTAGAAAACGGATCCGAGAAGTTCAGAACCTTTTAAAAGAATCAGAAGTTTTACTCATCTTTGCGGCCCCTCAGAAGATCCGTAACCGAGATGTAGAGTATAAGTTCAGACAGGATTCCGATTATTATTATCTGACTGGTATTGAGGAAGAAGATGGTGTTTTGGTTCTACGTAGGGACTTCTCTTCTCATTTTGCACTTCCTAAAGATAAAGAAAAAGAAATTTGGACAGGCATTCGTCTAGGTAAAGAAGAGATCAAAAAAAGATTGGAGCTGGATCAAAGTTTTGATCTTGGAGAATGGGATTCTAAGATTTCGGATATTCTTACCAATCAATTTACATTATATCATTTTTTTGGAAAAGACTCCAAAAGAGATTCAGAGTTACTCGAACTAATCAGTTCTTTAAACAGAAGATTGAGAGAAGGTAAGTTCGGTCCACAAAGATGGGAGATCCCGAATTTTCTTCACGAAATGAGAATGTTAAAATCTCAAGAAGAGATAGAAAAATTAAAAGAATCTTCCAGGATTACAGCTCTCGGTCACGAAAGATTATTCAGAGAAACTAAAGTTGGAATGTACGAATTCGAATTAGAGTCCATTCTTGAATCTGAATATTTGAAACATGGTGCTTGGGGCGGAGGCTACGGCCATATAGTCGCCGCAGGAAAAAATGCAACCATTCTGCATTATACAACCAATCGTGCGAAGATAGGTGATAACGAACTTATTTTAGTGGATAGCGGAGCGGAGAAGGATTATTATACTGCAGACGTTACTCGCGTTTTCCCATCCGGAAAAAAATTCACTTCGGAACAAAGAACTATCTACCAATTAGTTTTGGATGTGCAGAAACAAGCGATCTTGGACACAAAACAAGGCGTAGAATTTAATGCAGTTCATGAGAAAACTGTATTAAATTTAACTTCCGGATTGATTGACTTAGGTTTATTGAAAGGAAATCTTTCAGAGGTCATAGAAAAGGGAGAATACCGCAGATTTTATATGCATAGAACCGGTCACTATCTGGGAATGGATGTGCATGATGTAGGACGCTATTTCGAGAATGGAAAAAGTAAACCTATGCAGAATGGGCTCGTAGTAACTGTGGAGCCAGGGTTATATTTTGATCCTACAGATGAAACGATTCCCGCTGGTTTCAGAGGAATTGGAGTTAGGATAGAGGATGATGTTTTGGTTAACGGAGATAATCCTGTCGTTCTAACATCTATGATAGCGAAAGAAGTAGATGAGATTGAGGCGATGAGAGCGTGA